The Fusarium musae strain F31 chromosome 10, whole genome shotgun sequence genome window below encodes:
- a CDS encoding hypothetical protein (EggNog:ENOG41~CAZy:GH3), translated as MFHFTVTPLALAGSLAYTVIAVPAPNSETWKNKALSPAERAEALLPTLEWTEKIAQLGGIRKLLDPNSTFNRTSYDALYPLQHGILSYGSQLNPAEKVLPFANQVRQEQMQDGKVPYITVTDSVNSIYVPGGTLFPATLSLSTTWDLDLYGQVTEAIRDENMALGTHWVLSPELDIAKDPRYGRVGETYGEDVYLVGEFAAQYVRTMEEKDENGFIKVATTVKHFLYGEGAGGINTASMAGGTNHLYNDLALPYIRVLKENPASIMVSYSSIDRVPMSINKQLLQGMLRSEMGFEGLLMSDATAIPHLHTQSLLASSIKDAATKALRAGLQLELAPQQPAAFPSLVNSSDDHEIVRLVDEAVKQHLIIKFATGMFDLPLPTMSDLKKVLRSSKHLDVNRKASREAIVLLQNKNKFLPKPKISKVALLGPMADILNPGSYAPSTSEKPLHGRTLKGSLEAALGAQNVKYVKGVDIAFVHDGDSEGIQAAVAAAKEAGLAIVAVGSLSVYTLDPNAGERTDGEFFTHASLGFPGSQQQLLDAVLDSGVPTIVVLSGGQSFVLNNSTMRAEAILHTFLAGELTADSTVEIIQGKVNPSGKLTVTMPQAEGALPVYYDFLPSDAQGGVSFIQTPSVCATYDYNFPCLKRGDAPMPFGYGLSYTTFDISAPKITQKDGSVSISVTVTNTGSLAGKNVVQVYQRPTNSEIELPNKRLIRFEKVELKRGQSKVVNFSIPKNDLGYYNNAKYQVESGEYIFWTGSSSKITDLKNATITL; from the exons ATGTTCCATTTCACCGTAACACCCCTGGCTCTTGCGGGATCCTTGGCCTACACTGTGATCGCGGTACCGGCCCCGAACAGCGAAACATGGAAGAATAAAGCTCTTTCCCCAGCTGAGCGCGCGGAGGCTCTGTTACCCACCCTCGAATGGACAGAGAAGATCGCTCAGTTGGGTGGTATAAGAAAGCTTCTGGATCCTAATTCAACCTTCAACCGGACTTCCTATGATGCACTGTATCCTCTGCAACATGGCATACTAA GCTACGGTTCACAATTGAATCCTGCTGAAAAGGTGTTACCATTTGCGAATCAAGTCCGACAGGAACAGATGCAGGATGGCAAAGTTCCGTACATTACAGTCACAGATTCAGTCAACTCCATCTATGTGCCTGGAGGGACCTTATTTCCAGCAACCTTGTCACTCTCCACGACATGGGACCTGGATCTGTATGGACAAGTAACGGAAGCGATTCGAGACGAGAATATGGCTCTTGGGACGCACTGGGTACTAAGTCCTGAGCTAGACATAGCCAAGGATCCGAGATACGGCCGCGTGGGTGAGAC CTACGGTGAAGATGTCTACCTTGTCGGCGAATTCGCGGCGCAGTATGTCCGAACTAtggaagagaaagatgagAACGGATTCATCAAAGTCGCCACGACGGTCAAGCACTTTTTATACGGAGAGGGCGCTGGCGGTATCAACACTGCAAGCATGGCTGGCGGCACCAATCATTTATACAACGACCTCGCCCTTCCGTACATTCGTGTGCTCAAGGAAAACCCCGCGTCTATCATGGTCTCGTATTCCAGCATCGATCGGGTCCCCATGTCAATCAACAAACAGCTTCTGCAGGGTATGCTCAGATCCGAAATGGGCTTTGAGGGCCTGCTCATGTCGGACGCTACGGCCATTCCACATCTTCACACCCAAAGCCTCCTGGCCTCATCCATCAAGGATGCAGCTACCAAGGCCCTCCGTGCCGGATTGCAGCTTGAACTAGCTCCTCAGCAACCAGCCGCATTTCCGAGTCTTGTTAACAGCTCGGACGATCACGAGATCGTGAGATTGGTCGACGAAGCGGTGAAGCAGCATTTGATCATCAAATTCGCAACTGGCATGTTCGATCTTCCCCTGCCCACGATGAGTGATCTCAAAAAGGTGCTCCGCTCATCCAAACATCTCGATGTCAACCGAAAGGCTTCACGCGAAGCAATCGTCCTACTGCAGAACAAAAACAAGTTTCTTCCCAAGCCCAAAATCTCCAAGGTTGCACTCCTCGGTCCTATGGCCGACATTCTGAATCCTGGAAGTTACGCTCCTAGTACGAGCGAGAAACCCTTGCATGGGCGCACGCTGAAGGGAAGCCTCGAGGCAGCTCTCGGCGCTCAGAACGTCAAGTACGTCAAAGGTGTTGACATTGCTTTCGTACATGATGGTGACAGTGAGGGCATCCAAGCTGCTGTCGCTGCTGCAAAGGAGGCTGGCCTTGCGATTGTGGCTGTCGGCTCTCTCTCCGTATACACGTTGGATCCAAATGCTGGTGAGCGAACAGATGGCGAATTCTTTACGCATGCCAGCTTGGGTTTCCCAGGTAGTCAGCAGCAACTCCTTGACGCTGTTCTCGACTCTGGCGTGCCCACGATTGTTGTTCTTAGTGGCGGTCAATCGTTTGTGCTCAACAACTCAACCATGCGGGCAGAAGCCATTCTCCATACGTTTCTCGCTGGCGAGCTCACCGCTGACAGCACGGTCGAGATCATCCAGGGCAAGGTTAACCCCAGCGGCAAGCTCACTGTGACTATGCCGCAAGCCGAGGGTGCGCTCCCAGTATACTACGACTTTCTGCCCTCTGACGCACAAGGCGGCGTAAGCTTCATTCAGACTCCTAGCGTTTGCGCCACATATGACTACAACTTCCCCTGTCTCAAGCGGGGCGATGCACCCATGCCTTTCGGCTACGGTCTCAGCTATACTACCTTCGACATCTCTGCTCCCAAGATTACTCAGAAGGATGGCAGTGTCTCTATTTCGGTCACGGTAACGAACACAGGCTCCCTTGCGGGCAAGAATGTCGTCCAGGTTTATCAGAGACCCACGAATTCCGAGATCGAGCTACCAAACAAACGTCTTATCCGctttgagaaggttgagcTGAAGCGAGGCCAGAGTAAGGTTGTCAACTTCAGTATACCCAAGAATGATCTTGGTTACTACAACAATGCCAAATACCAAGTCGAATCAGGAGAGTACATCTTCTGGACGGGTTCAAGTTCCAAGATCACTGACTTGAAGAATGCCACAATTACACTTTAA
- a CDS encoding hypothetical protein (EggNog:ENOG41) has translation MAHSDDVRPSDPKNAVDLHIDSADSDSSKSIPSTKVIPLIPTLPLAAPEEPRSWWQRRPKQDGEAIATRRSVFDDPDMARHYQPRSDWENLHRFDPSERWNFNEERKVIRKIDKRIMIFACVMFMALELDRSNLSQAVSDNFLPDLKMDTNDYNLGNTVFKLSFLCAELPSQLVSKYLGPDRWIPMQLCLWSLISATILYLSYFYTASELTVRLAFFWTAYNVADIISGFLGAGFLQLRGWHGYEGWRWLFLFEGLLTLAVGISAWFLMPAGPTQTSGILRGKNGWFTEREERIMVNRVIRDDPSKGDMHNRQPITPKLLWASLKDYDLWPIYAIGLTFLIPATPPAQYFTLTLRGLGFNVLVTNLLTIPYTILSIGGLLLISYLAEKWNERSLLGLAVQIWKLPFMIYLYVVDMSTVNRWASFAVLTLLLGSPTAHPIQVSWNSRNSNTVRLRTVSAAVYNMSVQSAGIIASNVYRKEDAPRYREGNKNLLAIIALNITLYLLTRTYYIWRNKSRDRIWDAMDDGQKKHYLDTTKDEGNKRLDFRFAY, from the exons ATGGCACATTCCGATGATGTCCGTCCGTCAGACCCCAAGAACGCTGTTGACCTCCATATTGACTCAGCCGATTCGGATTCCTCCAAGTCAATACCCTCAACCAAGGTAATCCCTCTCATCCCTACACTTCCCCTCGCTGCACCAGAGGAACCTCGGAGCTGGTGGCAACGACGGCCTAAACAGGATGGAGAGGCTATTGCAACCCGTCGGTCCGTCTTTGACGACCCGGACATGGCGAGGCACTACCAGCCACGATCTGACTGGGAGAATCTGCATCGATTTGATCCTTCCGAGAGGTGGAATTTCAATGAGGAGCGCAAGGTCATTCGAAAGATTGACAAACGGATCATGATATTCGCTTGTGTCATGTTTATGGCTCTTGAGCTGGATCGATCAAATTTGTCTCAAGCTGTCTCGGATAACTTTCTGCCAGACCTGAAGATGGACACCAATG ATTATAACCTTGGAAACACCGTCTTCAAGTTGTCTTTCTTGTGTGCCGAACTTCCCTCGCAGCTTGTCAGCAAATACCTTGGACCTGACCGTTGGATTCCGATGCAGTTGTGCCTCTGGAGTCTTATCTCTGCG ACGATCCTATACCTGAGTTATTTCTACACTGCGAGTGAACTCACTGTTCGTCTGGCCTTCTTTTGGACGGCGTACAACGTCGCCGATATCATCAGCGGGTTTCTCGGAGCAGGCTTCCTCCAACTGCGAGGTTGGCATGGGTATGAGGGCTGGAGATGGTTGTTTCTCTTTGAG GGCCTGCTGACGCTCGCGGTTGGCATCTCCGCATGGTTTCTCATGCCTGCTGGACCCACTCAAACCTCAGGCATTCTCCGTGGTAAGAACGGTTGGTTCACTGAGCG AGAGGAGCGTATCATGGTGAACCGAGTGATCCGTGACGATCCCAGCAAGGGCGACATGCATAACCGCCAACCCATTACTCCGAAGTTGCTATGGGCATCGCTCAAGGACTACGACCTCTGGCCAATCTATGCCATAGgtttgaccttcttgatccCAGCCACGCCACCCGCTCAGTACTTTACCTTGACCCTCCGGGGCCTCGGCTTTAATGTTCTTGTCACCAATCTTTTGACCATTCCCTATACGATCCTCTCCATTGGTGGCTTGCTACTGATCTCGTACCTTGCTGAGAAGTGGAATGAGAGATCTCTGCTTGGCCTAGCTGTTCAGATCTGGAAACTTCCGTTCATGATCTATCTGTACGTCGTGGACATGAGCACGGTCAACAGATGGGCCTCGTTCGCGGTGTTGACGCTGTTGCTTGGTTCTCCGACTG CCCATCCAATCCAAGTCAGTTGGAACTCACGCAACTCCAATACCGTTCGTTTGAGGACAGTCTCGGCGGCTGTTTACAACATGTCCGTTCAATCCGCCGGTATTATCGCATCCAATGTGTACCGCAAAGAAGACGCGCCGAGATACCGTGAAGGAAACAAGAATCTTTTGGCGATCATTGCGCTCAACATTACATTGTATCTGTTGACCAGAACCTACTACATTTGGAGAAACAAGAGCCGAGATAGGATTTGGGACGCCATGGATGATGGGCAGAAGAAGCATTATCTTGACACCACAAAGGATGAAGGCAATAAGCGACTTGACTTTCGGTTTGCATATTAG